One window from the genome of Vicugna pacos chromosome 21, VicPac4, whole genome shotgun sequence encodes:
- the CPNE7 gene encoding LOW QUALITY PROTEIN: copine-7 (The sequence of the model RefSeq protein was modified relative to this genomic sequence to represent the inferred CDS: inserted 2 bases in 1 codon), with translation MSARSERAVAAAAHGVVPAPCASKVELRLSCRHLLDRDPRPAHSPTPAWCCCCSRRANGCSARGACAGAGLPRGPLPSSSPPGPALPAGGSRRRLRTLRALRALRAGRSAFSVKISRETRGFTSKEQEIGARAEVDRTEVVRSSLDLVFSKAFTLGYCFEEVQKLRSEVYDAHGPSSLSCRGDNFLGGVECTLGQGHLNGQRLGHFKSQACNTDPAAVPFLHRGRPSSEPGGAEPGVPPPPRSPPCRAKPLLLLQDFFSKPHPFLELYLLSDAQSEQLVYRTEVGVPAQHLGVGVGGRGGSCPCCPSASPRPHTQLHYEGARLRPKLRNLRQGPRGRWPLLAHTWWRTTCPTWQPFKVPLSSLRSCEESRPLKCLVWDYDSRRKHDLIGEFSTTLEQMQKNFAEDQAQRDCVNAKYKQRRXNYKNSGVVVPADLEFFRVCSSLDYIMGGCQIHFTVAVDFIASNGDPRNSFSLHYINPFQPNEYLQALVAVGEICQDYDSDKRLPALGFGARIPPKYGGSHDFAVNFNPKDDECEGIQGVVEAYQNSLPRVQLCGPSNVAPVVSKVARRATAEPHTREGSQYHVLLILTDGVVTNMVDTWEATVRASHLPMSILVVGVGNANFTDTQLLDGDGGVLRSSRGEPALQDIVQFVPFRRLETATPSALANRVLAEVPRQVVEDYSHGDLHPGTAAPTLGRPAWAPRPEGARGAARTVFPGSVSSILDPDFLEAPCPPGQAHLISCGPAAWWANLQAPVLKAG, from the exons ATGAGCGCGAGGTCGGAGCGCGCAGTGGCGGCAGCGGCCCACGGGGTGGTACCAGCGCCCTGCGCCTCGAAGGTGGAGCTGCGGCTCAGCTGCCGGCACCTGCTGGACCGCGACCCGCGACCCGCTCACAGTCCGACCCCAGCGTGGTGCTGCTGCTGCAGTCGCAGAGCCAATGGGTGCAG TGCCCGGGGCGCCTGCGCAGGAGCGGGGCTTCCACGGGGCCCGCTGCCCTCGTCATCCCCGCCCGGCCCAGCCCTCCCCGCGGGCGGGTCGCGGCGACGGCTCCGGACGCTCCGGGCGCTCCGGGCGCTCCGCGCCGGACGAAGCGCTTTCTCGGTCAAAATCTCACGCGAGACGCGTGGCTTCACCTCGAAAGAGCAGGAGATCGGGGCGCGAGCCGAG GTGGACAGAACCGAGGTGGTCCGGAGCAGCCTGGACCTGGTGTTCTCCAAGGCCTTCACGCTCGGCTACTGCTTTGAGGAGGTGCAGAAGCTGCGCTCTGAGGTCTATGACGCCCACGGGCCCAGCAGCCTGAGCTGTCGGGGTGACAACTTCCTGGGGGGCGTGGAGTGCACCTTGGGGCAG GGCCACCTCAACGGCCAAAGGCTTGGACACTTCAAGTCCCAGGCGTGCAACACGGACCCTGCAGCTGTCCCATTTCTCCATAG AGGAAGACCCTCCTCAGAGCCAGGAGGGGCTGAACCTGGTGTTCCCCCACCGCCGCGTTCCCCGCCTTGCCGGGCAAagcctctgctcctcctgcaggACTTCTTCAGCAAGCCGCACCCCTTCCTGGAGCTTTATCTGCTCAGTGACGCTCAGAGTGAGCAGCTGGTGTACAGAACAGAGGTGGGGGTCCCTGCCCAGCACCTGGGGGTGGGCgtgggagggcggggagggagcTGCCCCTGCTGCCCCTCTGCATCCCCCCGGCCCCACACC CAGTTACA TTATGAAGGAGCGAGGCTCAGGCCGAAGCTCCGGAACCTGAGGCAGGGCCCCCGGGGCCGCTGGCCCCTCCTGGCTCACACGTGGTGGAGAACGACGTGTCCCACGTGGCAGCCTTTCAAAGTGCCTCTGAGCAGCCTGCGCAGCTGTGAGGAGTCTCGGCCTCTGAAg TGCCTCGTCTGGGATTATGATTCCCGCAGGAAGCACGACTTGATTggagaattctccaccaccttgGAGCAGATGCAGAAAAACTTTGCAGAGGACCAG GCCCAGCGGGACTGCGTGAACGCCAAGTACAAGCAGAGGAG CAATTACAAGAACTCTGGGGTGGTCGTCCCGGCAGACCTGGAG TTCTTCAGGGTCTGCTCTTCGCTGGACTACATCATGGGTGGCTGTCAGATCCACTTCACG GTGGCCGTTGACTTCATCGCCTCCAACGGAGACCCTCGGAACAGCTTCTCCCTGCACTACATCAACCCCTTCCAGCCCAATGAGTACCTGCAGGCCCTGGTGGCTGTGGGCGAGATCTGCCAGGACTATGACAG CGACAAGAGGCTCCCTGCTCTGGGGTTTGGAGCCCGGATCCCTCCCAAATATGGG GGGTCCCATGACTTTGCCGTCAACTTCAACCCCAAGGACGACGAGTGTGAAG GCATCCAGGGTGTGGTGGAGGCCTACCAGAACAGCCTGCCCAGGGTCCAGCTCTGCGGCCCCAGCAACGTGGCACCCGTCGTCTCCAAGGTGGCCCGCAGGGCTACAGCTGAGCCGCACACCCGGGAGGGCTCC CAGTACCACGTTCTGCTGATCCTGACGGATGGCGTGGTGACCAACATGGTGGACACGTGGGAGGCCACGGTGCGTGCCTCCCACCTGCCCATGTCCATCCTCGTCGTGGGGGTGGGCAACGCCAACTTCACTGACACGCAGCTCCTGGACGGAGACGGCGGTGTCCTGCGTTCCTCCCGGGGCGAGCCCGCCCTGCAGGACATCGTGCAGTTCGTGCCCTTCCGGAG GCTGGAGACC GCAACCCCCTCAGCGCTGGCTAACCGTGTGCTAGCCGAGGTGCCCAGACAGGTGGTGGAGGATTACAGCCACGGGGATCTGCACCCAGGGACCGCAGCGCCTACGCTTGGGAGGCCAGCCTGGGCTCCACGCCCTGAGGGCGCCCGGGGCGCGGCCAGGACTGTGTTCCCAGGCTCCGTCTCCAGCATCCTTGACCCTGACTTCCTGGAGGCCCCCtgtcccccaggccaggcccacctCATCTCCTGTGGCCCTGCTGCCTGGTGGGCCAACCTCCAGGCCCCAGTACTGAAAGCTGGGTAG